The nucleotide window CAACCACATAATTAGCAGATTTTACATCAAATTGGAAATAAAAGaattttagtagctttatttgtGTAAAATAAATTCaccatgtattccataaatatcTATATTTTTTAAAATTAGTTATATTTTCAAATTAGATCCGTATGAATTTCAAAAACAAATATTTTTTAAGATAAAATAACCaactaaacatgcatgaaagttaaAATAAAATAAGCACATTTGTTCATACTGGGTTATTTGCGCTCTTAAATTTTCTTTAAGTTTCAGAATGCAAATTATATCCACACGAACATGCAATCATAGAACTCTTTTGGATGGTGACCCTTATTTAATAGTGACTTCGAATCGGATCAGAGGTCCGATGATAGAATTGCAAAACATAAAATCTTAACTATCAAAATTATAGAAACATAGATTCTACTAAGCAGGATCATAGAATGGGCTAGTTTAATTTGGATCATAAAGTTATAGAATCGTATAATGCAATCACAATTCTGACTATCTTGGCGTCTATATCTTCTGTGTCCCGGCAACGGTGATCCCCTTCCCAAATATTGTCCCTGGTGAGGGGTGTTCCTGGCATGGTGGTGAAACTCAAGGACGGTGGATTGTGGATTGGATTGCAATCTTCCTCTCGCTACAGTTTTTAATCCTAAAGTTCATGGGCTAAGTTGTAATTTGCCTTTCGTTGGTGTCCTTTTGCATTTGTATGAATTACAAAGCTTAACGAAATTGTTACAGGTCCTTATGAACCCGTTTCCTGTTACAAAACCTAAATGCTAACGATCATGTCATATTTTTAGCCACTCAAATGTCCCTAGGCATGTCGGATCCCGCACGAGAATCCTAAAGCATTCGCTCCCACAAACGCCTCTAAGCGAACAGCAAGCTGACGACATTAAACGGACACTTTCTGTTTATAGAGCATGATAATTTCACCTTTTCCGTTGATATAGCATGTCAATTCCCTTGAGGCAGAATGACAAGTTTCATCATTTTCCTTTTTAGGCTGTCAATTCTCTATGCTATAATCATGGTAAATATGTGAAAACACATGGTAATTACTCTCCTGCAACATGACAATTTTGAGACATATGTACAATATGACAATTTTTAGTTTAGAATATGGCAAATCCTTACACAATAATATGACAAATTTATCTGTTTTCGCATGACAATTCATAAGCATTCGTTGGGAGTGTATTTTTTTAATAGCATGGATGACCTTCCTAAGACCTGAGAGAACAACAGTGCGATATTCGGGTAAAAAGGAAACCCAGCCTGTATGAACTGAGAGCATCTTCAATAGGCGCCCGATTTTAGCAGCGCGCTGAAAAAATCGTCATTTTTTCAGCGCGCAGCCGGAACGGGCGCTCCAGGGATGCGCAAAAAATGCGCGCACAGTATAAGTGGTTCATTGCGCGGAGCAAAATGGCATCGCGCGTCGCTTATTTCGTGCGCCCGCTCCCACGCGCTGGACACTGGAGCGCCCGCGACCAACTGCCGCCACCCTCTCCGGCCGCCCCGCCTTCgccccgccccgcgccgccgccgacaaAATTCGATCGATGAAAGGCCGCCCCGACATCCCCCCTCCGTACACCCGCGATCCCTCCCCCGTCACCTCCTCCGCGCCGCTGCCGCAAGCCCTAGCGCGGGGTTGAGCTTCGgcttcgccgccgccggccctCCTCCAAGTGCCGCTCTTGCGCACGGCCTTTTCATGCCACCACGGACGACCTCGCAGGGTGGCGTCGCACCGCCGCCCGCCGTGAAGCCACGCGCCGCCGTCTCTAGGCGACCAAATGCGGCGGCAGCGACGTCGGGGAAGGTGTCCGGGAAGAAGAAGACGGATGGCTCTTGTAGGCAGTCGAAGAAGAAGCTTGCAGGGCGTCCAGCCACGCCTCCGCCGACCGAAGCACTGCAGAGCTCGCAATTTCTTGCGCCGGCAGCCAATGCGCACAAgttgttcgatgaaatgcccacAAGGTATGATTTTGCCCCCCTTTTTTTGTTGGTGTTTTTTACATAAATGTATACGTATGGATAGCTTAGTTTTGTTCTACATAATTTGTAGTTTCAATGATGAGACATATATGACAACTATGGGTGTTGGCTCCAACAATTTTTATTGGTCTCAAACCAATGAAGTGCATGAAGATGATCACGAGTTTGAGATGGACGAGGATGGTGAGAGTATAGTCGATGCACCGAAAGAAAGAGCGGGCAACTATAACATGGAGGAAGACATTTTTCTATGCAATACATGGTTGCATGCGTCTATGAATGCCAATGTTGGAGGGGACTAAAGTAGAGATGCATATGGGATCCGGATGAAGGAGCACTTTGATTTACACAACACGAGTGGAATTGACCGCACGAATAGGTCTCTTCGCTCCCGGTGGTCGACAATCAACAAAGATTGTCAAAGGTGGGCGGCGGCACTCAAGGCGGTTGACACCATCCGAGCTCCCGATGACGATGCGGCGCGCGAcaatgaagaggaggaggaagaatcGTCTTCGGATGAGGAAGAATCGGAGGAAGAGGAGGACGATGATGATGTGGCATGATTGTTGATGTGCCATTTGTTTGTGTGAACTTTTATGTATCATGAACTTGGTTAGGGGATTTTGAACTATGCCGTGCAATTGAACTATGTTATGTCTTTATTTTTCATATTTGTTTAATGTTCGAAACATCATCATATTGTCAAAATGGACATGTAAAATCTTATTTGCAAGCGCCGACTGCTCGTGCACGCTGTAAGTTAGCGCGCCTGGTGGAGCTGCTCGCGCGCGGCATATTTTACAATGACCGCTGGAGCCAGCGTCATGCAACGTGCAAAAATCCGCTATTTCGATGCTGTAAAAAGGTTTTTGTGCGCCCCGCCGTTGCGCGGCCGTTGATGCTCTGAAGCGAAGTGGTGGAGCCGTCTGTACGGTGAAATGACTTGAATCTGTTCTGACCGGCACCGGTGGATGGATGCTATTCAGTTACAATCGGTGCCATTGCACTCTCGCACCAAAGATTTCCAATACGGGAGGCACCACCACCGCACTGAACTTTGCTACCGCAGTGACGCGACGGGACGCGATGTGGGCCACCGGGTTAAAAGTCCCGCTAGGCTCTGTTAGTAAtatagactagtgtcatatgcatgacattAGTTTAAGTTACTCTCCACTACGAATTTAACCAGGCAAATCAGACTCTTTAATATATGACACTACCTTAATAGTTCATCATCACTACCTTATTTATCTTAAAGGATTCGCACAAATCAGTTGTTAGATTTTTAACCATGGCAAATCAGACTCTTTAATGGCAAATTATATTGGCAAAAACCAGAGGATGACCAGTTTGCGTTCTCTTTTCGCCCCTGGCCTAGATGACCGAATTTTGGCCATTTCAAATATTTCGGCAAAATCTTGGACGAATtgctaaaactaagtttttaattTTTGAACAAAATTTGACCAAAATTTGGCTGAAATTTGAACAAAATTTGGAATCAAATAGAGCATAATTAAGTATAGCGGCCCAACAACCCTCAGGAGTAATCATATAATCTTTAGCAAATTTGCTTTGGGGATTAAAAAACTGCATCGGTCCAACATAACCGTCACACATTAGTTCTAAACTTGGCACCTTAATTATGGCCTCGAACCTTAATGATGGCCTCCAACATAACCTTAATAGTTCAACATCAGTTCCAAACCATCACAGGGCAGTTCAAGTTTTAAATACATCAATACAACCAATAGACTTTAAAGGATTAGCATCACATTGAAACAATGAAACTACTGTACACACGGCGCTCACTCACCCGATATGTAGACGACAAGTAATCAAACGATTGTGCCGCACCTTGGCCTTGTCATGGATGGTTTGATCATCCGTGTCGTCCAACATTCGGCCAGCGACTGTTGTCTGCCTAGCAGGACTTTTGAAACAACGGCTCCAAAAGAAAACCATTAAAGCATGAACAGAGAGAGGTCTTGTTCCATTGAAAACCATTAAAGCATGAACAGAGAGAGGTCTTGTTCCATTAAAAAAGCTCGAAGCTTCCAGGTTCCAACTAGCATGGCGCTCCAAGCTCCAACTAGCATTGGAACAGTTAGGTATCACTTAAAGACAAATATTGTACATGGTGCGCATAAATGCAAACTAGAGTTTCCCAACTCACCTCGTTTTAATACAATATTTATACTTCAATGCTTAGAATTGTGTCTAGTATGTGTTTACAACTTAAAGCAATATTATACAACAAGATTTCTTATCTATTTTAAAACTAAATTTTTTGGACATATTAATATCAAAGCGAACTTTCATGAAGAAAGGAAACATGCAAACAACAGTAAAGGGCTTGAGTTAGATAAGATTGCTTAAGAAAGGGTTTGCATATGTTGGATTACTAGAGATATAGATTTGAGTTTGAGAAAGCATATAAGGAGTAGTTGTTGATTTCTCCATACTATTTTACCAACTGGAGGGGAAAAAGAGGTCATCTTATTTATGTTAGTCCAACCGTGTATATGGACTTGTGATATGGGACTAGAAACTTAGCTACTTTCCTTTTTTACTTAGCCAAATGAGGCCTTAATGGTATATATAGAGTAGCAGAACAATCGACTACTTAAACAATAAAGTAATGTACAACAAGCTAGTTAAAGATCAACCGCTTAGAACATGTACAACAAGCTTTAATTAACCTATGAACTAGAAGGTCCAAATAACTAGAATTTTCTAAGTTATTATCATGAATCGTAAACACCAAACAGAAGAGACTTACGAGAAGATTTTGTTAATTATATTATtttcttttcagggaaagaacaggGTAGAGGCTGTTGACGTCCTTGGTCTTCTTGACTAGCCGTCTAGATCTACGGGTCTCCAAATTGCCATCGCTTGATGGTGTCTCCTTTTCCACTTGAATTTGTGTCTCCTTTACCACTTGCATTTGCGCATCTTGCTGATCTTGCATTGAAggatcatcttcatcatcctcaCACACCCCATCATTATCCTCACTCTCATTATAAACATTTTCATTCTCTTCGCCATCATCCTCACTCCCAGTGTTTACATACGCATTCTCTTCATCATCATtcctatttcttttctttctgttATCCTTTGTATCAACATAGGAAGCTTTCCTGCTTGAGTTGAGACGCCTTATTTTCTCAAAAACAACACTAGCAGCATTGGTTCCATCCATGATTGGATCCTCTTCATCCTCATCTAACCACTCCATAATTGGATTTGTTTCATTAAACATTGTTGTATCTATTAGCAATGCACTTGGATCGATTTCTTTATCTATATCTTCTGTGATGTGTAATTTTTTTGAATGCAATGGACCGGAACCTACAGATATGGAGATCCAAGCACAATTTTGGGAGCGTCTATATCTCACTTTGTTCGAGCTAGGATGCTAACTCACGTTCAGGTcaatgggctggcccattatcCTATCTGATTGCAAGAATTCTGTGCAGCCTACACACAGTTCGATTGTTCCCTAGAGAAGACATACAACTTGCTGTTTCTTTTacctttttgtttttttctcttcATATATTCATATCTGAAAAAAATCATACTTTACTAAAATAGTCACTGTGTATTAAAAAATATATTCATCGGGGTATTACAAAATTTTCTTAGTATAGCTAGAAAATTGTTCAGAGTGCACTGAAACAATTCATTGTGTATTTAAAATGTTCATCGTgtattttaaaaatgtacatcatgtattaaaaaatgttcattatgAATGAAAATGTTCATCATGCATTCAAAGATGTTCATCATgtattcaaaaatgttcatcatgtatttcaaaaaatattcactGTGTAATCCAAAAATGTTCAAAAAATATACATTGTGTAATCCAAAAATGGCCATCGTGTATTAAAAAATTGTACAACAGGTGTTCATGGTGTATTGAAATATTCATTGTGTATCTAGAAAATGCTCAGTGTTTATTAAAAAATGTAACCGTGTATTTAAAAAATACTGATCATGTAATCAAAAAATTATCATTGCTTATTAAAATGTCATCGTGGATCCAGAAAATGATCAGCGCGTATTGAAAAATAAATTCATCATGTATTAAAAAGGGTTTATCCTACTTAAAAAGGTGTTCATCGTACATTAAAAATGTTCACATATTTTTTAAATGAAATTATTTTTTTATAAGAAATAAACATcaatgaaaatatgaaaaaggaAAAATGAAAACCAATAACTGAAAATAGTAAATGGAGAATGAAATACAGACAATGAAAAGCACAAGAAAATGTTCTTGCAATTTTAGAAAGTATTTACCATTTTCTATTAGTTCATGTAActgaacaatctcacattttaaaAATGTGTTAATGTATTTAGTCAAAAAAATGTTATGTGCTTTTAAAATTAGAAAaagaaaaatggaaaatgtaAAAGAAAGAAAACCAAGAAAAGTAGAAGAAAAAGTATAAACCCCCTAACAAACCCTTCCCTACCGCAAGAAAACTAATCCCTGAAAAAATCCAATGAAGAAAACGGTGCCAAACCCTAGCTCAGGCAAAGGGTATATCCTATTTGGCGCTTATACAGCCAAATATAGTGTATGATTTGATAAAATCTCAAAGACAAGTCTTGTGGGTAGTTTAGTCTGTTTCAAACCTTGGTATGTGTGCAAGACAAAGTATTGCGCAGTTTTTGATTGAATGGGTTCTTTTTTCTTAGTTTGCCACTAGCATTTTGGATGTTTCTGCTTATTTTACGGTGACAAATTTAATCTTTGCATCATGGTAGTGCTTGACCCTAGCTAGTCATGATAAACTCAGGTTTCAAGTTTGTTTGCACATGAGGCCTAGTGACCTAGTGTACTCTTCTCAAAAAAAAGGGGGGGCCTAGTGTACCCGAGGGGATGAACGATGCATGTGGCCGACTGGTAGTTTCTTGTCCGCTTCTCCTAAATTTGAATGATCAGTTGCTAAACCGAGGTCAAGTCTTCTAAGTTCAAGAGGAGATATTTAGAGTTTGAGCAAGCAGCTCAAGTGGAGGCTTAATAAAAGTGTTTTCTACGTCGATAGGGGCCTATACAAAGTTGGTAAGACGTGCCTGTTAGCTCGATCGATATCAAAGCTCGAGGAAGACCTCAGTTAATCTGCAAAGACACAATCACACAACCACACACGTCAGTCAGTTACAATAGTGTGTCCGGCGACCTGGGGTGGTACGGTCATCATGGCAACACAGAAGCTAGCCATCTCCATGGCCATTTCGGCTGCGGTCCTGGTCGCCGCGCTCGCCCAGAACTCCCCGGAGGACTACGTCGGGCTCCACAACGCGGCGCGCAGTGCGGCCGGCGCGCGACCGGTGGCGTGGGACGACGAGATGGCGCGGGAAGCAGGGAAGCGCACTGAGCGCGGCTGTGGGCTACGTAGCCCGGACGGCGCCGGCTACGTCAACGTACCCGGCCACCACAGGTATGGCGAGAATCTCTTCCAGTTCCATGGCTCGCCGGAAAAGGCATGGAACGCGGGAGATGCTTTGGATGCGTGGACGGCGCCGGCGGCGAGGGAGTACGTTCAGGTCGTGTGGCCGGACTCCACCAAGATCGGCTGCGCACGTGCCATCTGCGACCACGGTCGCGgcgtcttcataagttgcaactACGAGCCTGCTGGTATGTACTAATGATACGGCTTTTGCTTTTCTTCTTATTATTTATTTCTTGATTAGACACTAGCTTTTGTGTGGATGCATGTCGACGACAATCGTGCTGTTAGCCTCACTAACAAGTCGCTCATTTGAGTTTAGTCATTTTGCGTATAATTTTAAGACATAGGCTTTTTATGTCAACTCTGTTGCAAAAGTTAAAGATAAAAAAGCCAAGTATTTGTGTTCTTTGGTTCAAAGTTCAAACACCAAATCGACATGAATAGTTTCCATTATGACTTGTGAGTCATAGTTCATGTTTTTTTCAGACGCGAGAGAGCACCGCCGGCCTCTTGCGTCGAGAGATGGACGCAACACATTTATTATAAGGAGTAGTTTTACCCGGTATCTATTTCGGTTCCCGAGCTTATCTGATCTCGGTGAACaataaaaccaaaaaaaaataaaaaaatatgtcTTTTCTATGAAAGATATTTTAGTGCATGAGGTCCGTGCCACATTTCAGCGCATTTGTACATCTGAACAATTCTCAGCAAAAAAAAAATGGTCCCGAGTAGCGCACGAACGATAACTTTTCTCACAAACCCCAATTTTTTTGCTGAGAGCTACTCAGATGTCGAAATGAGCTAAAATTTGGCACAGACCCCAATGCACTAAAACATCTTCCATACAACCCCCACCCTGGatatttttgaatttttctagtatttCTTTTGATTTTCTATTCATGCATAGGAGCGGATGAGCTTGCGAGCCATTTAGCCGCTCTCTTGGAGTTCCTACATTGTATCAAGTCCTCAAAAAGACCACACCAGTATGAATTAAAATGGCATAACTCATGCATCACATACCCCACTAGTAACATTGTCCTTATCAGTTGAATATAGCTCATGGTAGCATCTCCAAGTTGATCCACCCAGAAACTGAAGTATCCCGCGTCTCCACATGCTAGTCGTAAACATTTCTTAGAAAGTTCAAGGAAgcaaatataaaataaatattgTGAATCCAAGTCAAAAAAAACGAAATGGAAATTTTCACATGATTGATTgcaagtttttctttttcttcttttgtgTGCTGGCAAAGTGGCAATTGTCCTAACCAATTCCTTGGCTCTACTTTTGGTACAGTGAATGAGAACTTCGGAAGGGCGGCACTTCCTTACATGTGTAGGTTCAACATTAGTCGTTGCTTCAATTGTACCATATGCTAGACATTGTTGAATGCGTATTTGATCACTACTAGCCAATGTACCTTGAGACCTAGAATTTTCTTGTGGTGGCCTATTTTCACCATCAACCCTCTCACAGAGATTTGTGCTGCAAGAATGGCTAAAGATTTGTCGCTTCAGTTCATGCAAAAAGTTACAGTCGCTGATATTAAATGGTTTGGTATTTTAAGTTAAGTTCAGGCTCAAGTGTTATGAAAAAATTGCTTTAAGATGCGCAATACTCCCTCAGTTCCAAAATATAAGGTGCGTTAGTTTTTTCAAAAGTCAAATATGTGCATGTTTGATCAAGCTTTTAGAAAAGAATATCAATATCTATAATACAAAAATTTTATCACTAGATCGATCTTGAAAAGTTTTTccatatttatttattttgtattgtagatgttgatattttatTTTATAATCTTGATCAAACATACACAAGTTTGACTTGCacagaaacggagggagtactaattTAAGGTGGTTGCTTGGATCGGTTGATGTACTTCTTCCTCTCCGGAAAGAAGCAAAACGGCCAAGATTACTAACCAGGATCATTTTTAGTTTGGCAAACGAACTAGAATCTAATAAGAATCTAACCAGGCATGCCCTAGAATGTATATATATCGAATATACATCTCCACACTTTAGTAAAATCTCGAATGGTCCTAGAAAATATCAATTAACATGATTCGTAAGGCCCTATTCGGTAAGGCCCTACTCCGGAAGACAATAAAGTTTCATCATTGTATAGCTTTCCATGGTAACTGTACTTAGCCCAAGGTTTGCGTTTTTTGCAAGGATAGCTAGCTTTACTGAGACATGAAACTCCGTAACATATTGTGGCGACAAAACAAAATTTAAGTTGATGAGCAACCATGTTGAGTTAAGTGCCATTCTATGACACTAAACAGATTATTTATGACAAAAGTGATTTGTCGTAGAGAACAATTTAAACTGACAATTTGAAGAATAAACCTACATCTAATGAAAGCATTTTAATTAGAAGAAATATATCTATCACCCAAGGAGAAATCTTATTAGTCATGGTTTTAGTGATGATCTTAAAACAATAGTTCCAGAAGCTAATTGTTTGAATTTTTTGTTGCTTTGGCACCATTTCCTTAATATAAGAGTAATAGTAGAGATAATTAATCTGGACGCATCTAAAGAACCATTTTCAAAGTCTGTAACTATGGCCATGAAATCTAGCATTTTTTTGTCATACAAAGGGGCTTGGGGGAGAGAATTATCATAAAACAAGGTTATCAAGGGAACATAAAAGATTTAGTAAGGTGAATATTAGGTATAGTTTCAAAGCCAAATGTGGTTTTGTTGTATTCAGAGCAACTTTCAGCATGTGAAAAATAGAGTAATTAGAGCCATTACTGATTTCTAACACAAACACGATATTGTTTTTTTCCTTATGTCTTCGAGTAGCTACAACTTTGAAATAGCTAGTGTTCCAATCCCCTCTTTAATTTCCCCATCATTTTGTTTTCCAGAAAGACCACTACCCTCTGACTCAGAGATCAAAAAATTCACCCCACCGACTTCGATAAAATAAAGACATTGGTGTTACTCCATGTATTATCGATTTTGCGAAAGCGGTTTTTTACGTTCGCGTTCCGTATGCAGCGGGAATCGCAGCCACTCATCAGGAATGCAGTCCAGTCAGTTGGGCCAGCCATGCAACCACcatatttattattattttacCGCATGTGGGGCCCTGGGTTATAGATTAATTTCTTGCTAGGAATGCCCTCCGTCCTTTTCGCTCCATGCTCGTGTTTAGGTGGTAGGCAAACCCATGATTTTTCTAGCATCCATAATTAACGTTGCTAATTACGATGGGATTATTACATGTTAACGAACGAAACCATTAATTATGTAGTAAAAGCGCTAGAAAAATCATGCGTATGCAATCTATATGAAGGTCTTGTTGGGACTTTATCACAAGTATAAATTTCTTAAGAACTCTATGAAAGATGTGTCTGAACTTTGCTATGAAAAACAGAAGGACTTTTGAAAAATTAGTAAAAACCCAAAGTTCTTTGAGGTTTGATGATAAAGTCCCAAGAAAGTGTTCATAAAGTTCTCTAACTATTTTCCAAAGTTACGAGGTGCTGGAGTTTTTCAAAACTTCTATTTTTCATGGCAAAGTTCAGATATTAATTTAACAAAGTTTGGTTCACTTTGAAACTATTTAAAGAACTTCTTTCAGAACAATTTAAACGACAAGATATTTGGTTCACGTTTGTATTACTTCTTGCAACATAGGCTAGAGAGATAATCACAAGATTTTTTGACTGAGGGGGGGGGATCAGAGGAGTTAATTCTATAGCCGAAGAGAGATAAAGCAAATAGCTACAGCTCCACCTACTACCTGGCATGACTACCCTAGGTCCTAGCGGGCCCTTGTCAGCTTTCTCACATGCATCATGGGCAGGTTGGGATGGTGGAGATATGGGTTGTGAATGGAATGCAAAGGTAAACGCCTTTTTCATGATTTTGCCACCTTTTTGTTATATGGCAATGACTTCTGACAAGCCTAAAGAGGAATTTCACATTTCTTATGCTAGCCCTGGCTTTTTTATAAGATGATGACTTCTGACAAGCTTGGAGGTTTTGCCCGGAAGACTACATATATCAAATTAGTTCAAAGCAAGAGAGAACTCCAACCTAGTCTTTAATATGCGTTGTGCGGTCGTACGTGTGTGGTGGTGTGAGTATTCGTGTGTATGGATATTATAATTGGTGTTTAGAAAGAAAACATAGTGATAAAAACGCTTGCCCGTTCTCCTTGCCAAGAaaagaattttgaatttcatatGTTAGCGCTGGTTCGAGTTCGCTTCTTTAATAAatactactcccttcgtcccaaaTTAGTTGTCTTGACAAATAATTTGAGACGGAGGTAATATGAAATTAGTACTTCACAATCACAATAACAACACATAGCGCGCTTGCCCATTTTCCTGCCCGCTGGAAGCGCCAGGGCTGTTTAATAACTCCACATAACAGTGGCCCTCTCCTGCTAGCTTCCCACTCCCATTTCATGAGAGAGGCGATAGTTGGGAGACGGTTTATTCCTTGTGATCTCCGGCGAGTCGACGACGTCCGCCCTCCTCTGTCCACTACTCCGGTGGGTGGAGGAGGGGGTGGGCTCCCGGTGCCCTCCCTGGTAGTTCATACATTGGGGGTAGGTCTTCGTGTGGAGGTGTTGTTGTGGTGAGGGCATCGCCATTTCGAATAATGTTTCCTCAGATTCTCCTTCACCACAAAGATGCTCCCCACGGCGGCGTTAAGGATCAGATGGTCTCGTGTGCCCCTCGTTCATTGGGAGTGTCGAGCTTTGTCTGCCTGTTCGTGTTGGGTTGCTGCTGCTTTCAACGCCTACAGCAGGAAGTTGTTCATGTTCTTGGAGCAAGTAtggagtgaaggaaatatgccctagaggcaataataaacttgttatttatatttacttatatcatgataaatgtttattattcatgctagaattgtattaaccgaaaacttagtacatgtgtgaatacatagacaaacagagagtccctagtgtgcctctacttgactagctcattaatcaaagatggttaagtttcctagccatgaacatgtgttgtcatttgatgaacaagatcacatcattagagaatgatgtgatggacaagacccatccgttagcttagcatattgatcgttcagttttatttctattgctttcttcatgtcaaatacatattccttgaactatgagattatgcaactcccggataccggacgAAAAATTCCTTGTGTGCTATcgaacgtcacaacgtaactgggtgattataaagatgctctacaggtatctccgaaggtgtttgttgggttggcatagatcgagattacgatttgtcactccgagtatcggagacgtatctctaggccctctcggtaatacacatcataagcttgcaagcaaacgactaaggagttagtcatgaggtaatgtattatggaacgagtaaagagacttgcctgtaacgagattgaactaggtatgaggataccgatgatcgaatctcgggcaagtaacataccgatgacaaagggaataacatatgttgtcataaggttcgaccgataaagatcttcgtagaatatgtaggaaccaatatgggcatccaggtttcgctgttggttattgaccagcgaggtgtctcggtcatgtctacatagttctcgaacccgtagggtccgcacgcttaaacaTTCGTTGaggatatagtattatatgagttatgtatgttggtgaccgaatgttgttcggagtcccggatgagttcacgaacatgacgaggagctccggaatggtctagaggtaaagattgatatataggatggtATGGTTCGGCCAAGGGGTGAAGCCCACATGGCTTtaagtcggtgcaaaaggagttttgcggaggccagggggccaaacgccgagaccctggcgtctggccctgggagtccgagaaggactcttccttgcgggcaaaaccgactttgaggagacttttactccaagtttcgaccccagggctcaacatataaatagaggggcagggctagcacctgGAACACATCAAGAatcaccaagccgtgtgccggcaaccccgtcccctctagtttatcatCCGCCATAGTTTCCgtagtgcttggcaaagccctgcggagattgttcttcaccaacaccgtcaccatgccgtcgtgctgccggaactcatctactacttcgcccgtcttgctggatcaagaaggcgaggacgtcatcgagctaaacgtgtgttgaacgcggaggtgccttACGTTCGGTACTTTATCGAGACGAATTGTGAAGGTGTATTACTACATCaaccgcttaacggtctacgagggtatgtagacacactctcccctctcgttgttatgcatctc belongs to Triticum urartu cultivar G1812 chromosome 7, Tu2.1, whole genome shotgun sequence and includes:
- the LOC125525065 gene encoding pathogenesis-related protein 1-like gives rise to the protein MATQKLAISMAISAAVLVAALAQNSPEDYVGLHNAARSAAGARPVAWDDEMAREAGKRTERGCGLRSPDGAGYVNVPGHHRYGENLFQFHGSPEKAWNAGDALDAWTAPAAREYVQVVWPDSTKIGCARAICDHGRGVFISCNYEPAVNENFGRAALPYMCRFNISRCFNCTIC